The Anoxybacillus flavithermus genome has a segment encoding these proteins:
- a CDS encoding potassium transporter Trk, giving the protein MKKKEFAVIGLGRFGGSVCRTLSEQGMEVLAIDMNEDKVNEYASIASQAVVADSTDENVLKSLGIRNFDHVIVAIGDNIQASILTTLILKELGVEKITVKATNDYHEKVLKKIGADHIVHPERDMGERIANNMISNNVLDYLELSDRHSIVEIVANERLHGHSLLELDIRAKYGINIVAIKRNNDIIVSPLASEVIYEGDILIVIGADRDIDRFENEVVGE; this is encoded by the coding sequence ATGAAGAAGAAAGAATTTGCCGTCATCGGTCTTGGACGCTTTGGCGGTAGCGTCTGCCGCACGTTAAGCGAACAAGGCATGGAAGTGCTCGCAATTGATATGAACGAAGATAAAGTGAACGAATATGCATCAATTGCGTCGCAAGCCGTCGTTGCGGATTCAACGGACGAAAACGTATTAAAAAGTTTAGGCATTCGTAACTTTGACCACGTCATCGTCGCCATCGGGGATAACATTCAAGCGAGCATTTTAACGACATTAATTTTAAAAGAGCTTGGCGTTGAAAAAATTACAGTGAAAGCAACGAACGATTATCATGAAAAAGTGTTGAAAAAAATCGGTGCTGACCACATCGTCCATCCCGAACGAGATATGGGCGAACGAATTGCAAACAATATGATTTCAAACAACGTGCTCGACTATTTAGAACTATCCGATCGCCACAGCATCGTTGAAATTGTCGCAAACGAACGACTGCACGGTCATTCGCTCCTTGAACTAGACATTCGCGCCAAATACGGCATTAACATCGTGGCGATTAAACGAAATAACGACATTATCGTATCACCGCTTGCATCAGAAGTCATTTACGAAGGGGACATTTTAATCGTCATCGGCGCCGATCGAGACATCGACCGCTTCGAGAATGAAGTCGTAGGAGAATAA
- a CDS encoding thiol-disulfide oxidoreductase: protein MKLREPMPSLDGATLVLNENVTREQLIGKPTLIHFWAVSCHLCKEGIKQVNAFRDRYEGELHVISIHMPRRDGDENVEVVQQLAEQYGITHPLFIDNDHRLKEAFDNRCVPTYYIFDADGHFRHYQAGSGGMNMLEKRIIRVIDEYRTRGDL from the coding sequence ATGAAACTACGAGAACCGATGCCATCATTAGACGGAGCAACGCTCGTACTTAACGAAAACGTCACGCGCGAACAGCTCATTGGAAAACCGACGCTCATTCATTTTTGGGCGGTCAGTTGCCATCTTTGTAAAGAAGGAATCAAGCAAGTAAACGCATTTCGCGATCGCTATGAAGGAGAATTACACGTCATTTCCATTCATATGCCGCGACGCGATGGCGACGAAAACGTAGAAGTCGTCCAACAGCTAGCTGAACAATACGGCATTACCCATCCGCTTTTCATTGACAACGACCATCGGTTAAAAGAAGCGTTTGATAATCGCTGTGTGCCGACGTACTATATATTTGATGCAGATGGTCATTTTCGCCATTACCAAGCAGGAAGCGGTGGAATGAATATGTTAGAAAAACGAATCATTCGCGTCATTGATGAATATCGAACAAGAGGGGATTTGTAA
- a CDS encoding N-acetyldiaminopimelate deacetylase, with the protein MFVNIRRDLHQIPELGFQEFKTQQYILDYLATLPSERLQIKTWRTGILVRVHGTAPTKTIGYRADMDGLPIDEQTDVPFRSTHEGRMHACGHDMHMAIALGVLTHVVHHPIRDDMLFIFQPAEEGPGGALPMLESDEMKQWMPDMILALHIAPEYPVGTIATKEGLLFANTSELFIDLIGKGGHAAFPHETKDMVVAASSLIMQLQTIVSRNVNPLDSAVITIGKLTSGTVQNVIAERARLEGTIRTLSPEAMEKVKGRIEAIVRGIEVAYDCQAHIDYGSMYYQVYNDETLTNEFMQFVEKETDVHLVRCQEAMTGEDFGYMLARIPGFMFWLGVQSPFGLHHAKLNPNEEAIDVAIQLLTRYVTWKGNHKVKEEER; encoded by the coding sequence ATGTTTGTAAACATTCGCCGTGATTTGCATCAAATTCCCGAACTCGGCTTTCAAGAGTTTAAAACACAACAATACATATTAGACTATCTTGCCACCCTTCCGTCTGAGCGACTGCAAATCAAAACGTGGCGCACAGGTATTCTCGTGCGCGTCCATGGAACTGCACCAACGAAGACGATCGGTTATCGCGCCGATATGGACGGGCTGCCGATCGATGAACAAACAGACGTTCCGTTTCGCTCGACGCATGAAGGGCGCATGCACGCGTGTGGACACGATATGCATATGGCGATTGCGCTCGGTGTGCTTACTCATGTTGTTCATCATCCCATTCGTGATGACATGCTGTTTATTTTTCAACCAGCCGAAGAAGGACCGGGCGGGGCGCTTCCAATGTTGGAGAGCGACGAAATGAAACAATGGATGCCCGATATGATCCTTGCTTTGCATATTGCTCCAGAATATCCGGTCGGAACGATCGCAACAAAAGAAGGGTTATTGTTTGCGAACACGTCCGAACTGTTTATTGATTTAATCGGCAAAGGGGGACATGCCGCGTTTCCGCATGAAACGAAAGATATGGTCGTTGCGGCAAGCTCCCTTATCATGCAACTGCAAACGATCGTCTCACGCAACGTCAATCCGCTCGATAGCGCCGTCATTACGATTGGGAAATTAACGAGCGGGACGGTACAAAACGTTATCGCTGAGCGCGCACGGCTTGAAGGAACGATTCGTACGCTTTCACCAGAAGCGATGGAAAAAGTGAAAGGGCGCATTGAAGCGATTGTGCGCGGCATCGAAGTCGCTTACGACTGCCAAGCGCATATTGATTACGGTTCGATGTATTATCAAGTGTACAACGACGAGACGTTAACGAACGAATTTATGCAATTTGTTGAAAAAGAAACAGACGTCCATCTCGTTCGTTGTCAAGAAGCGATGACGGGCGAAGATTTCGGCTACATGCTTGCGCGCATTCCCGGCTTTATGTTTTGGCTCGGCGTGCAATCTCCGTTCGGCTTACATCATGCGAAATTAAACCCAAACGAAGAGGCGATCGATGTTGCCATTCAACTGCTTACTCGTTACGTCACTTGGAAAGGAAATCATAAAGTAAAGGAAGAAGAACGATGA
- a CDS encoding 2,3,4,5-tetrahydropyridine-2,6-dicarboxylate N-acetyltransferase → MMMDANEIISFIQNSKKKTPVKVYIKGDIADIDFGPSAKTFITGQTGVVFGEWADIEAALEANKHKIEDYVVENDRRNSAIPLLDLKHIKARIEPGAIIRDQVQIGDNAVIMMGAVINIGAVVGEGTMIDMNAVLGGRATVGKNCHVGAGAVLAGVIEPPSAKPVIVEDDVMIGANAVILEGVTVGKGAVVAAGAIVTEDVPPYTVVAGVPARVIKQIDEKTKAKVEIKQELRQL, encoded by the coding sequence ATGATGATGGATGCAAATGAAATTATTTCATTTATTCAAAACAGCAAAAAGAAAACACCTGTGAAAGTATACATAAAAGGAGACATTGCCGACATCGATTTCGGTCCGAGCGCGAAAACATTTATTACAGGGCAGACAGGCGTCGTATTTGGCGAATGGGCAGACATTGAGGCGGCACTTGAAGCAAACAAACATAAGATTGAAGACTACGTCGTTGAAAACGACCGCCGCAATTCAGCCATTCCGCTTCTTGATTTAAAACATATTAAAGCGCGCATCGAGCCGGGAGCAATCATTCGCGATCAAGTGCAAATTGGCGACAACGCGGTCATTATGATGGGTGCGGTCATTAACATCGGTGCCGTTGTTGGTGAAGGTACAATGATTGATATGAATGCGGTGCTCGGCGGACGGGCGACAGTGGGGAAAAACTGTCACGTTGGGGCAGGCGCTGTGCTTGCCGGCGTCATCGAACCACCATCAGCAAAACCGGTTATCGTAGAAGACGATGTAATGATCGGAGCAAATGCGGTCATTTTAGAAGGTGTAACGGTCGGGAAAGGTGCAGTCGTTGCCGCTGGTGCCATCGTGACAGAAGATGTGCCGCCATATACAGTCGTTGCTGGCGTACCGGCGCGCGTCATTAAGCAAATCGATGAAAAAACAAAAGCAAAAGTAGAAATTAAACAAGAACTTCGTCAACTATAA